In Podospora pseudopauciseta strain CBS 411.78 chromosome 3, whole genome shotgun sequence, one genomic interval encodes:
- a CDS encoding hypothetical protein (COG:T; EggNog:ENOG503NXE0), giving the protein MDLPNIETRSSGADNNNPASGDDDQQPHNNNNNNNNNNNNNNNNNNNSSNNQTSRLWRRLNLFGHHRDNNAGGNGSIQGGGGLEDDITQNGSGKRQSRKVVPGLPRAPTFKRQQSEKRHRLEPIRPTAAERRAVSMDRRVVVQGSSNGGGDPRTSAPDVLLLAHEGGYSSQSQSVPPPSFPIDTDGEGYFGGRYTAAAQGFDDHSNDADDDGEAMSDDGGRHSVTTSQWEARIHDELEQIWILNLSMHFRDKSKREKFFVTYRQQEHLWRRVTVSLDYRNAPEGSLEMELAGTRFQREKSAKIYEAIRESLMDIQFYDTVTNLKLQTTDGRLHVHVVEDVNEIISYPSVRLIQHTRCRRVKEREMEFDSHMSGFVYKMRVNGQILIKKEIPGPDTVDEFLYEINALNSLRSARNVIQFYGVVVDDREEHVTGILISYAEQGALIDILYDHAHEHPPLPWSIREKWARQIVAGLSEIHEAGFVQGDFTLSNIVIDHNSDAKIIDINRRGCPVGWEPPEATPMIECNQRISMYIGIKSDLYQLGMVLWSLATQDDEPEAQGRPLQIADDVDVPAWFARIVYICLSDNPRNRLQALQLLSLFPEPEEPLTAVPHHHHIHEDSYLPQEYMSDIFSITSQPPNVMNGNMGNDWQYIGPNSPTNPYGGGTFAEDPYFYPPPRGRSPPSPQPSNHEDEGCEPTGRFGARRFNTWSVGEGWKPMVPSVSDLPPRSVLGEESDVGGFKRGRQRVSPRHGKIAVSDYGGIDGMVASQTLEIPKQGVGIGVGVGEKELRTPESRADSGKDMTELGSTPRDGGVLGLGGGKEGVEVLRETEKLFPSTNKDFEQPLALEQQEEYTAVMGTSLGRLGRPDDLNNVGGAFSFDQRSRGMQRKGSTSSGSGGIEGEIEEEDEMGDEEEDELDMELDGELPGDLEKTIGLQTQLLSVP; this is encoded by the exons ATGGACCTCCCAAATATCGAAACACGCAGTAGCGGtgccgacaacaacaacccagccTCCGGTGACGacgaccaacaaccacacaacaacaacaacaacaacaacaacaacaacaacaacaacaacaacaacaacaacaacagcagcaacaaccaaaccAGTCGTCTCTGGCGTCGGCTCAACCTCTTTGGTCATCATCGCGACAACAACGCGGGGGGGAATGGATCGATacagggtggtggtgggttggaggatgatATCACGCAAAATGGCAGCGGAAAAAGACAAAGTAGAAAGGTAGTCCCCGGTCTGCCTCGGGCGCCAACTTTCAAGAGGCAGCAGTCCGAGAAACGGCATCGGCTCGAGCCGATCCGACCGACGGCCgcggagaggagggcagTGTCAATGGACAGGAGGGTTGTTGTGCAAGGCAGCAGCAACGGTGGTGGCGATCCAAGGACTAGCGCGCCGGATGTTCTCCTTCTTGCGCACGAGGGGGGGTATTCGTCGCAGTCGCAGTCGGTGCCGCCGCCCTCGTTCCCCATTGACACTGATGGGGAAGGCTATTTCGGGGGGCGATATACTGCAGCCGCGCAAGGATTCGACGACCACTCCAacgacgccgacgacgacggcgaggcGATGTCTGACGACGGCGGCAGGCACTCGGTCACGACGTCGCAGTGGGAGGCCAGGATCCACGACGAGCTGGAGCAGATCTGGATATTGAACTTGTCGATGCACTTCCGGGACAAGTCCAAGAGGGAAAAGTTTTTTGTGACGTACCGGCAGCAGGAGCACctctggaggagggtgacggtTAGTTTGGATTATCGGAACGCGCCCGAGGGGAGCTTGGAGATGGAGCTGGCGGGGACGAGGTTTCAGAGGGAGAAAAGCGCAAAGATCTACGAGGCTATTCGGGAGAGTTTGATGGATATTCAGTTTTATGACACGGTGACGAACCTGAAGCTGCAGACTACGGATGGGAGGTTGCATGTGCATGTTGTGGAGGATGTTAAT GAGATCATCAGCTATCCTTCAGTTCGTCTGATCCAGCACACGCGATGTAGACGGGtcaaggagagagagatggagTTTGACTCGCACATGTCGGGGTTTGTGTACAAGATGAGGGTGAATGGGCAGATActgatcaagaaggagattCCGGGACCGGATACGGTGGATGAGTTTCTTTACGAGATCAACGCCCTCAACTCGTTGCGCTCGGCGAGGAACGTCATTCAGTTTtatggggttgttgttgacgatCGGGAGGAGCACGTCACGGGCATTCTGATCAGCTACGCTGAGCAGGGCGCGCTGATTGACATCTTGTATGATCACGCCCATGAGCACCCGCCTCTTCCTTGGTCGATTCGCGAGAAATGGGCGAGGCAGATCGTGGCTGGGCTGTCGGAGATTCACGAGGCCGGGTTTGTCCAGGGGGATTTCACGCTTTCAAACATTGTTATTGATCACAACAGCGACGCGAAGATTATCGACATCAACAGGCGGGGTTGCCCGGTGGGTTGGGAACCGCCAGAAGCAACGCCGATGATTGAATGTAATCAGCGGATCTCGATGTACATCGGGATCAAGTCTGACCTCTACCAACTCGGCATGGTGCTCTGGTCGTTGGCGACGCAAGACGATGAGCCAGAAGCACAAGGGAGACCGCTGCAGATCGCGGACGATGTGGATGTGCCGGCGTGGTTCGCGAGGATAGTGTACATTTGTCTGAGCGACAACCCGAGGAATAGGCTGCAGGCCCTGCAGCTGCTGTCGCTGTTCccggagccggaggagcCGTTGACTGCCGTtccgcatcatcatcacattCACGAGGACAGTTACCTGCCACAGGAGTACATGTCGGATATATTCTCGATCACGAGCCAGCCGCCGAACGTGATGAATGGGAACATGGGGAATGATTGGCAGTATATCGGGCCGAACAGCCCTACCAACCCTTATGGCGGGGGGACTTTTGCGGAGGATCCGTATTTCTACCCGCCGCCGAGGGGGAGGtccccaccctcgccgcaGCCGAGCAACCACGAGGACGAGGGCTGTGAACCGacggggaggtttggggcGAGGAGGTTTAATACTTGGAGcgtgggggagggatggaaGCCGATGGTGCCGAGTGTCAGCGATTTGCCTCCTAGGAGTGTGCTTGGGGAGGAGTCGGACGTGGGGGGTTTCAAGAGGGGAAGGCAGAGGGTTAGCCCAAGGCATGGGAAGATTGCGGTTAGTGATTATGGGGGGATTGATGGAATGGTGGCGAGTCAGACGTTGGAGATACCTAAGCAAGGGGTAGGGATAGGGGTAGGGGTaggggagaaggagctcaGGACGCCCGAGTCGAGGGCGGATAGTGGGAAGGATATGACCGAGTTGGGGAGTACACCCAGAGATGGAGGCgtgctggggttggggggcgggaaggagggggtagAGGTTTTGAGGGAGACGGAAAAGTTGTTTCCGAGTACTAACAAAGACTTTGAGCAACCGCTGGCTTTGGAACAACAGGAGGAATATACCGCGGTGATGGGGACTAGTCTGGGGAGGTTGGGCAGGCCGGACGATTTAAATAACGTTGGAGGGGCCTTTTCGTTCGACCAAAGGAGTAGGGGAATGCAGAGGAAGGGAAGTACGAGCAGTGGGAGTGGCGGGATCGAGggggagattgaggaggaggatgaaatgggggatgaggaagaggacgagttAGATATGGAGTTGGATGGGGAATTACCTGGGGATTTAGAGAAGACGATTGGGTTGCAGACGCAGCTGCTGTCTGTTCCCTAA
- the MRPL4 gene encoding 54S ribosomal protein L4 mitochondrial (BUSCO:EOG09264BWL; EggNog:ENOG503P2HC; COG:J) has protein sequence MHLLVGWISTRERKFPFDISTAGWEGARTTQILKVVVSQASQLQVQQRLLLCSWGSFVTTATTTDRSTQASIQRRRRPGDEIWDCSHFIPARGGRNPKPHEHELPTTYYHRRTTSRTERYITTTMATAAASAVRPSLGAAFRLTPSPSSVRISHQLLSLTRPMSTTAPLLKRHTYPGARSNKDMSKSRGQSALRRTGLRWRLSMSDDPLPKPRSREELPPVEVDPDHGLWDFFPNRETVAASPEDDMKHGRGWMVEELRGKSWEDLHRLWWVCVKERNRIATGAWERERGKMGFGKSEAQGRDREVRVTMRGIKHVLTERFYAWEDAVKLAESDPEIDLSGKGRAFTPREFLEEEAAEAKVVDYLVEEEVAEVKAEEKAEVPPPETNVQGETARL, from the exons ATGCACCTATTGGTGGGATGGATTTCAACGAGAGAGCGGAAGTTCCCGTTTGACATTTCCACCGCTGGATGGGAAGGCGCTCGGACCACCCAAATTTTGAAAGTGGTAGTTTCTCAAGCAAGCCAGCTCCAAGTTCAGCAGCGGCTTTTGCTTTGCTCGTGGGGATCTTTTGTGACCACCGCCACGACCACCGACCGCTCGACCCAAGCCAGTATACAGCGTCGACGTCGGCCAGGGGACGAAATTTGGGATTGCAGTCATTTCATTCCAGCTAGAGGAGGGAGGAACCCGAAACCACACGAACACGAACTACCTACTACTTACTACCACCGGCGAACAACCTCTCGAACCGAACGatatatcaccaccaccatggccaccgccgccgcctcagCTGTCCGCCCCTCCCTGGGCGCAGCCTTCAGActcacaccctccccctcctccgtcagGATATCTCACCAACTGTTATCCCTAACCCGCCCCATGTCCACGACCGCCCCCCTCCTGAAAAGACACACCTACCCCGGCGCGCGCTCCAACAAGGACATGTCCAAATCGCGCGGGCAGTCGGCCCTCCGCCGGACCGGTCTCCGCTGGAGGCTCTCCATGTCCGACGACCCGCTCCCCAAGCCTCGATCCCGCGAGGAGCTGCCTCCTGTCGAGGTCGACCCTGATCACGGGCTGTGGGACTTTTTCCCAAACCGGGAGACGGTGGCGGCTTCGCCAGAGGATGACATGAAGCATGGGcgggggtggatggtggaggagctgagggGGAAGAGTTGGGAGGATCTGCATAGGTTGTGGTGGGTTTGCGTGAAGGAGCGGAACAGGATTGCGACGGGggcgtgggagagggagagggggaagatggggttTGGGAAGAGCGAGGCGCAGGGGAGGGATAGGGAG GTTCGGGTTACGATGCGCGGTATTAAGCATGTGTTGACGGAGAGGTTTTATGCTTGGGAGGATGCGGTTAAGTTGGCGGAGAGTGATCCTGAGATTGATTtgagtgggaaggggagggctTTCACGCCGAGGGAGTTCCTTGAGGAAGAGGCTGCTGAGGCTAAGGTTGTGGATTAccttgttgaggaggaggttgctgaggttaaggctgaggagaaggctgaggtaccaccaccagagaCGAATGTTCAGGGCGAGACGGCGAGGTTATAA
- a CDS encoding hypothetical protein (EggNog:ENOG503P9AR) — protein MTLLQTYQGLSPRARLGVGFGLLAWGLIGLKLSDKAEEKLGYTPTEQDKAELDKMIPKIHSVPREKPSSSTSPTQ, from the exons ATGACCCTCCTCCA AACCTACCAAGGCCTCTCCCCCAGAGCCAGACTAGGCGTCGGCTTCGGCCTCCTCGCCTGGGGCCTCATCGGTCTCAAGCTCTCAGACAAGGCAGAGGAAAAGCTGGGCTACACCCCCACCGAGCAGGAcaaggccgagctcgacAAGATGATTCCAAAGATTCACTCTGTGCCGAGGGAAAAgccttcctcatcaacatcaccaacgcaATGA
- the OLE1_1 gene encoding stearoyl-CoA 9-desaturase (EggNog:ENOG503NU4E; COG:C; COG:I), with amino-acid sequence MASSSSEVPASAVLQAESFPDGTKDYVAIRKKNWDIKKPHITDQPITAKNWYKHVNWLNTTFIIFIPLTGLISSYWVPLQMKTAVFTVLYYFFAGLGITAGYHRLWAHTSYKATLPLKIFLAAGGAAAVEGSARWWSSLHRSHHRYTDTEKDPYSVRKGLLYSHIGWMVMKQNPRRIGRTDITDLNDDAVVVWQHRNYIKSVITMALIVPTLVCGLGWNDWTGGFVYAGILRIFFIQQATFCVNSLAHWLGDQPFDDRNSPRDHVITALVTLGEGYHNFHHEFPSDFRNAIEWWQYDPTKWFISIMKFLGLAYNLKTFPQNEIEKGRLQQLQKKLDQKRSTLDWGIPLENLPVVSWDDFVAESKNGKAWIAVAGIIHDVGKFIADHPGGKTLINSAIGKDATAVFNGGVYNHSNGAHNLLSTMRVGVLRGGCEVEIWKRAQSENKDVQTVTDSSGQRIVRAGNQATKIPQPVSTADAA; translated from the exons AtggcgtcgtcgtcatctgaGGTTCCCGCTTCGGCGGTCCTCCAGGCCGAGTCCTTCCCCGACGGAACCAAGGACTATGTCGCCATCCGCAAGAAGAACTGGGACATCAAGAAGCCCC ATATCACCGACCAGcccatcaccgccaagaACTGGTACAAGCACGTCAACTGGCTCAACACCAcattcatcatcttcattcCCCTCACGGGCCTCATCTCCTCGTACTGGGTACCGCTTCAGATGAAGACGGCCGTCTTCACTGTGCTCTACTACTTCTTCGCTGGCCTCGGTATCACCGCCGGCTACCATCGCCTGTGGGCTCACACCTCCTACAAGGCCACCCTTCCCCTCAAGATCTTCCTTGCCGCTGGTGGCGCCGCCGCTGTCGAGGGCAGCGCTCGGTGGTGGTCCAGTCTCCACCGTTCTCACCACCGTTACACCGATACCGAGAAGGATCCCTACTCCGTCCGGAAGGGTCTGCTCTACAGCCACATCGGCTGGATGGTCATGAAGCAGAACCCCCGCCGTATCGGCCGTACCGACATCACCGATCTCAACGATGACGCCGTTGTCGTTTGGCAGCACCGCAACTACATCAAGTCGGTCATCACCATGGCTCTGATTGTTCCCACCCTCGTTTGCGGTCTCGGCTGGAACGACTGGACCGGTGGCTTCGTCTATGCCGGTATCCTCCGCATCTTTTTCATTCAGCAGGCCACCTTCTGCGTCAACTCCCTCGCCCACTGGCTCGGCGACCAGCCCTTTGATGACCGCAACTCACCGAGAGATCACGTCATCACTGCCCTCGTCACCCTTGGTGAGGGTTACCACAACTTCCACCACGAGTTCCCAAGTGATTTCCGCAACGCTATTGAGTGGTGGCAGTACGACCCCACCAAGTGGTTCATTTCGATCATGAAGTTCCTCGGCCTCGCATACAACCTCAAGACATTCCCCCAGAACGAGATTGAGAAGGGCAGACTCCAGCAGCTtcagaagaagctcgaccAGAAGCGTTCCACTCTTGACTGGGGTATTCCTCTCGAGAACCTGCCCGTTGTCAGCTGGGACGACTTTGTCGCCGAGTCCAAGAACGGCAAGGCCTGGATTGCCGTCGCTGGCATCATTCACGACGTTGGCAAGTTCATTGCTGACCACCCCGGTGGCAAGACCCTCATCAACTCTGCCATTGGTAAGGACGCCACTGCTGTCTTCAACGGTGGTGTCTACAACCACTCCAACGGCGCCCACAACCTTCTCTCCACCATGAGAGTTGGCGTTCTTCGTGGCGGCTGCGAGGTTGAGATCTGGAAGCGCGCCCAGTCCGAGAACAAGGACGTTCAGACCGTCACCGACTCCTCTGGTCAAAGAATTGTCCGCGCTGGCAACCAGGCCACCAAGATCCCTCAGCCCGTTTCTACTGCCGATGCTGCGTAA
- the GDI1 gene encoding Rab GDP dissociation inhibitor alpha (EggNog:ENOG503NU8W; COG:O) — protein sequence MSSGELTNILVSTDVTRYLEFKQVAGSYVQQGAGSKATVAKVPSDAGEALKSPLMGIFEKRRMKSFIEWVGQFDLKDSATHKGLNMTTCTMKEVFDKFGLEATTKDFIGHAMALYQTDSYLDKPGVAPEAIERIRLYGNSVARYGKSPYIYPLYGLGELPQGFARLSAIYGGTYMLNTNVDEVVYEGDKAVGIKATMTNIEPEMKFETKAKIIIGDPSYFPNKVKVVGHVLRAICILKHPLANTSDADSAQLIIPQSQVGRKNDIYIAVVSSAHNVCPKGYWIAIVSTIAETSANHHLELAPGIERLGKIEEQFMGPPIPLYEPLEDGTKDNIFISKSYDASSHFETTTDDVRDIYRRLAGEELVVEGLREGIQIEGGDQ from the exons ATGTCCTCGGGCGAGCTTACAAACATCCTTGTCTCGACCGACGTCACCAGATACCTCGAGTTCAAGCAGGTTGCCGGCAGCTACGTCCAGCAGGGTGCGGGAAGCAAGGCGACTGTTGCCAAGGTCCCCTCGGATGCCGGCGAGGCTCTCAAGTCGCCCCTGATGGGCATCTTCGAGAAGCGCCGCATGAAGAGCTTCATTGAGTGGGTTGGCCAGTTCGACCTCAAGGACTCTGCGACACACAAGG GCCTCAACATGACCACCTGCACCATGAAGGAGGTGTTTGACAAGTTCGGCCTCGAGGCCACGACCAAAGACTTCATCGGCCACGCCATGGCTCTTTACCAGACTGACTCGTACCTCGACAAGCCCGGCGTCGCCCCCGAGGCCATCGAGCGCATTCGTCTGTATGGCAACTCGGTCGCCCGCTACGGAAAGTCTCCCTACATCTACCCCCTCTACGGCCTCGGCGAGCTCCCCCAGGGTTTCGCCCGCCTGTCGGCCATCTACGGCGGCACCTACATGCTCAACACCAACGTCGACGAGGTGGTCTACGAGGGCGACAAGGCGGTCGGCATCAAGGCCACCATGACCAACATCGAGCCCGAGATGAAGTTTGagaccaaggccaagatcaTCATTGGCGACCCGAGCTACTTCCCCAACAAGGTCAAGGTTGTGGGACACGTACTGAGGGCCATCTGCATCCTGAAGCACCCGTTGGCGAACACGAGCGACGCGGACTCGGCTCAGCTGATTATTCCCCAGAGCCAGGTCGGCCGCAAGAATGATATTTACATTGCGGTTGTGTCGTCGGCGCACAATGTCTGCCCCAAGGGGTACTGGATCGCGATTGTGTCGACCATTGCCGAGACGTCGGCCAATCACCATTTGGAGCTGGCGCCGGGGATTGAGAGGTTGGGCAAGATTGAGGAGCAGTTTATG GGCCCACCCATTCCCCTCTATGAGCCGCTCGAGGACGGCACCAAGGACAACATCTTCATCTCTAAGAGCTATGACGCTTCTAGCCACTTCGAGACGACCACGGATGACGTCAGGGATATTTACCGCCGTTTGGCGGGCGAGGAGTTGGTTGTCGAGGGTTTGAGGGAGGGCATTCAGATTGAGGGCGGTGATCAGTAA